A part of Puntigrus tetrazona isolate hp1 chromosome 21, ASM1883169v1, whole genome shotgun sequence genomic DNA contains:
- the tsc1b gene encoding TSC complex subunit 1b: MSREQLSVGDLLPLLETSDLRQLDEIKGLINEHLNTDRGSMLLNGLVDYFLETNSAQAVHILSSVREPHDKHLFDKMNECMAKAPCRLPTLTLLGHVVRKQPSWIHKIARYPLLLSLLKCLKTDTDVVVLITGVLVLITLLPMIPQAGKQHLYEFFDIFGRLASWNLRNPGHVPEVYLIHLHASVYSLFHRLYGMYPCNFVSYLRSHYSMKENMDTFEEVVKPMLEHVRIHPELVTGTKDHELDPSRWKKFEIHDIVIECAKVSLDPKEASCEEGYASMPEHFCAHLQQRPADCTASPYGDFHSSYGSSSSTHFSTPRQPVVPPLALSSFSGTQPPYRSPTGTRRQNSSCEFNATYGFKDSLWSPSSQCGMATPPSSRGMSPNPEVSQSASHLPTRLYSTPGGKGTPSSSTPAAASPPPSLSDEFLPVSLPCSTASPPCKDGRPLDHTKPILVRQEPVRQELEREFEKTGPETINHRDERGENMPMTLTELSVYMKEQEQLRIEKEREDAAITEELLKLTEEKRDLAGLRGFDSPFFSTTETLTGAQEKPLPSSILGSSIRDPHNMISTPDKAEITASDRGRVSRGPSQEHPWNFRPVFMPIEHPTHSHLHRSPSAPEDEALKYSFCSPSPSKPPPLAYEALFDLALPRAASLFVGRKTSEIVQRVALERIQRGDVSKQVEEGCVEGAVSASPLEVLDRLVQQGGDAHDKVLKRLPLPSKSADWTHFGGSAPLDELHTLRSQLLLLHNQLLYERYKREQHAVRNRRLLRRIINATALEEQNNAMKDQLNLQSVDIMSLRESLQVEQQRYRQLWDDRETVVTRLHSQIRQLQQARDDYYTKNQELQSKLQECQKRIGEMEAELQKANNKVCHTGHLLNQLTAKLSSSESIQQQLSFLNKQLLLLGEAHKLCVQELHQAGPDTSKEVQMLQTSWGKETERLKQNLLLQSQKLDAAQQRVAELETQLAKKEHLIAEQKKFLEDVKAQAKGELQASESRYQAQRRVTLALQTELLQLYSRLETEDSSGTASALPAESATEPRSSPEPSVIVVDGAVKTATKEDGKSPQSPHGNGSTLSPAQPRPSKASSSPANSVNGNRDTPPPVLVEPPPHRPHSPLGPPGPLVPSDTPLTVGSYPSAKSFLGMRARELFRNKSESQCDEDEAPPPRLTGLSQGLKTELCVEPTAKSTSSSTTAQSFTLITSAKETQPDAQRAKNRDTFGSRCPERPRQQPLRIMDYNKSHQEHS, encoded by the exons ATGTCCAGGGAACAGCTCAGCGTGGGGGACCTGCTTCCTCTGCTGGAGACCTCTGACCTCCGCCAGCTGGATGAGATCAAAGGCCTCATCAATGAACACCTCAACACAG ATCGAGGGTCCATGCTGCTGAACGGCTTGGTGGACTATTTCCTGGAGACCAATTCCGCCCAGGCAGTGCACATCCTGTCCTCAGTGAGGGAGCCACATGATAAG CACCTTtttgataaaatgaatgaatgcatggcTAAAGCCCCCTGTCGCCTGCCCACACTCACTCTTCTGGGGCACGTTGTCCGTAAGCAGCCATCTTGGATCCACAAGATTGCTCGCTATCCGCTGCTGCTATCTCTCCTGAAATGCCTCAAG ACAGACACCGATGTTGTGGTTCTTATAACTGGAGTCCTTGTGCTCATCACACTATTACCCATGATTCCCCAAGCTGGCAAGCAGCATCTCTATGAATTTTTTGATATCTTTGGCCGTCTGGCTTCTTGGAACCTGAGAAACCCAG GACACGTCCCAGAGGTTTATCTCATCCACCTGCATGCAAGCGTCTACTCTCTCTTCCACCGGCTGTATGGGATGTATCCCTGCAATTTTGTGTCTTACTTGCGCTCCCATTACAGCATGAAGGAAAACATGGATACTTTTGAGGAGGTGGTCAAG ccCATGCTTGAACATGTGAGAATACATCCCGAATTAGTGACTGGAACCAAGGACCATGAACTAGACCCCAGTCG GTGGAAGAAATTTGAAATCCACGATATCGTTATTGAGTGTGCCAAAGTCTCTCTGGACCCAAAGGAGGCGTCCTGCGAAGAGGGCTATGCCAGCATGCCTGAGCATTTCTGTGCTCATCTACAACAACGTCCGGCTGATTGCACTGCCAGCCCTTACGGCGACTTCCACAGTAGCTACG GAAGTTCTTCCTCGACTCATTTCTCAACCCCTCGTCAGCCTGTCGTCCCTCCCTTGGCCCTGTCCTCTTTCTCAGGGACTCAGCCCCCCTATCGCAGTCCTACTGGAACCCGTCGACAG aacTCCAGCTGTGAATTTAATGCCACATATGGTTTTAAGGATTCCCTCTGGAGCCCCTCCTCTCAGTGTGGCATGGCCACACCTCCTTCCTCCCGTGGGATGTCACCGAATCCGGAAGTGTCCCAGAGTGCCTCTCACCTACCAACCCGCCTCTACAGCACACCTG GTGGTAAAGGCACCCCGTCCTCTAGCACCCCTGCGGCCGCCTCACCTCCTCCTAGCCTCTCTGATGAGTTTCTCCCTGTGTCTCTGCCTTGCAGTACCGCCAGTCCACCATGCAAG GATGGTAGACCTTTAGACCACACCAAACCCATCTTGGTCAGACAGGAGCCAGTCAGACAGGAGCTAGAAAGAGAGTTTGAGAAAACTGGACCTGAAACCATCAATCACAGAG ATGAGAGAGGTGAGAACATGCCCATGACCCTGACCGAGCTGTCTGTGTACATGAAGGAGCAAGAACAACTGAGGATCGAGAAAGAGCGCGAGGACG CTGCCATTACAGAGGAGCTTCTGAAGTTAACAGAGGAAAAGCGGGATTTAGCTGGCCTTCGTGGCTTTGACTCTCCATTCTTCAGCACCACAGAGACCCTGACCGGAGCGCAAGAGAAACCCCTTCCTTCTTCTATCCTAGGCAGCTCAATTAGAGACCCTCACAACATGATCTCCACACCTGACAAGGCCGAGATCACGGCCAGCGACAGAGGCAGAGTCAGCAGAGGCCCATCCCAGGAGCATCCCTGGAACTTCCGGCCAGTGTTTATGCCCATCGAACACCCAACACACAGCCACCTCCATCGGAGCCCCTCCGCACCTGAGGACGAGGCccttaaatacagtttttgctCCCCGAGCCCAAGCAAGCCCCCACCCCTTGCCTACGAGGCTCTGTTTGACCTGGCCCTGCCTCGGGCAGCCTCTCTCTTCGTGGGGAGGAAAACCTCGGAGATTGTGCAGCGAGTAGCCTTGGAGAGGATCCAGAGAGGTGATGTGAGCAAGCAAGTGGAGGAGGGGTGTGTTGAGGGGGCTGTGTCTGCCTCACCTTTGGAGGTGCTAGATCGCCTCGTGCAGCAGGGCGGTGACGCCCATGACAAAGTGTTAAAAAG ATTGCCTCTGCCAAGCAAGTCAGCTGACTGGACACACTTTGGAG GCTCTGCTCCTCTGGATGAGCTGCACACACTGCGCAGTCAGCTGCTTCTGTTACACAACCAGCTCTTATACGAGCGCTACAAGCGGGAGCAGCACGCCGTACGCAACCGACGTCTGCTTCGTCGAATCATCAATGCCACCGCGCTCGAGGAGCAGAATAACGCCATG aAGGACCAGCTGAACCTGCAGAGTGTGGATATCATGTCTTTGAGAGAGAGCCTGCAGGTAGAGCAGCAGAGATACCGGCAGCTCTGGGACGACCGAGAGACTGTAGTTACACGCCTGCACAGCCAGATACGCCAGCTACAACAGGCCAGAGATGACTACTACACCAAAAACCAGGAGTTACAG AGTAAACTACAGGAATGCCAGAAGCGAATAGGTGAGATGGAGGCGGAGCTGCAGAAGGCGAACAACAAAGTGTGCCACACAGGACACCTGCTAAATCAGCTTACTGCCAAG TTGTCATCGAGTGAAAGTATTCAGCAGCAGTTGAGTTTTCTAAACAAGCAGCTGCTGCTGCTAGGAGAAGCCCATAAACTGTGTGTTCAAGAGCTGCATCAGGCTGGACCAGATACTAGCAAG GAGGTCCAGATGCTGCAGACATCCTGGGGGAAGGAGACGGAGCGTCTAAAGCAGAATCTGTTACTTCAGAGCCAAAAGCTGGATGCTGCTCAGCAGAGAGTGGCAGAGCTAGAGACTCAACTCGCTAAGAAAGAGCACCTAATTGCAGAGCAAAAAAAGTTTCTAGAAGATGTCAAGGCTCAGGCTAA AGGGGAACTGCAGGCCTCCGAGAGCAGATATCAGGCACAGAGGCGAGTGACTCTGGCTCTGCAGACTGAGCTTCTGCAACTCTACAGCAGGCTGGAAACAGAGGACTCCTCTGGCACTGCTTCAGCCTTACCAGCAGAGAGCGCCACTGAACCCCGCAGTTCCCCCGAGCCCag TGTCATAGTGGTTGATGGTGCAGTAAAAACAGCCACCAAAGAAGACGGCAAGTCACCTCAGTCTCCACATGGCAATGGCAGCACCTTATCGCCAGCACAGCCAAGGCCAAGCAAGGCCAGCTCCTCCCCGGCCAACTCTGTAAACGGCAATCGAGACACTCCACCACCTGTCCTAGTGGAACCGCCCCCTCACCGTCCTCATTCCCCGCTGGGACCCCCAGGACCTTTGGTCCCGTCTGACACCCCACTCACTGTAGGCTCCTACCCCAGCGCCAAGAGCTTTCTGGGTATGCGTGCAAGAGAGCTATTTCGCAACAAAAGCGAGAGCCAGTGCGATGAGGATGAAGCCCCGCCCCCCCGTCTCACTGGCCTATCACAGGGTCTGAAAACTGAGCTCTGCGTGGAGCCGACAGCGAAGAGTACATCCAGCTCCACCACTGCGCAGAGCTTCACGCTCATCACATCCGCAAAAGAAACCCAACCTGATGCTCAGAGAGCCAAAAACCGAGACACGTTCGGGTCAAGATGCCCAGAGAGGCCCAGGCAGCAACCGTTAAGGATCATGGACTATAACAAAAGTCATCAGGAGCACAGCTAA